TCCGGTCCGGGCGTCGGTTCGGAGCGATAGGCGGTGAATTGATACGCGCCCAGAATCGCGCCTTCCGTCATGGCTTGGGCGACGTCGATCATGGTCGAGTCCGGCGGCGTTACGGCGGGAACCGCCGCCGTGAAAGAAGCGGCCTTGACTTGCCGAACCCGTTTGACGGCGTGACCCAGGGCTTGGCGGATGGTCTCAAGACCGAGAGCGTCCTTCTTGCCCAACCCCACGAGCAGCAGACGTTTGGCGGGAATTTTCCTGTGTGTATGGAGCAGGACGAGTTCCGCGGTTTTGCCCTCGAATTCCTTCGATCGAAGGAGGTCGGAGATCGATCCGCCCAGCGCTTTGTCAAGCGAAGCGGCCTCCTGTTCCGAAAGTTCAGAACCTTCGCACTGGAAAAGAACCAGCACGTCCGTTGCCTCAGAGGCCCACCGTCCTACCCGCACGTCCACTTTCATGACCTTCATACTTCCGTCCTTTCTCTTGGCTGCTCGCCGTCGCGTGCATCTATCCATTCTTGGGGCGTCACGCGAGGCTGTTTCATGAAACGAACTCAGACTCCCTTCATGTCCGGCGACCAAACGAACTTGTGCAACTGCAATTGATACCGCACCGGGAGGCGGTCGGCCAGCACCCACTCGGCCAATCGGCGGGGGTCCAGGACGCCGAAGACCGGGCTGAACAACACGACACACCGACGATTCAAATCGAACCGGGCCATGATGTCTTTCGCCCAGTCGTAATCGCGGCGATCCGCGATGACAAATTTGGCTTCGTCCTGCGCGCGCAACCGCTCGACGTTCGGCCAATACATCCGGTTCGTCATCCCGCTGCCGGGACATTTGACGTCGAGCACCACGCGCACCCGGTGATCGACCGGAGCCGTATCAACGGCGCCGCTGGTCTCCAGCAGAACGGTGAAACCCTCGTCACACAGCCTGGAGAGCAACGAGCCGCAGTCCGGCTGCGCCAGCGGTTCACCGCCGGTCACTTCCACGAGCGGACAGCCGTAGGCGCGGACTGTCTCGATGATCGAATCGATCGACCGTTCCGTGCCGCCGTAAAAGGCGTAGTCCGTATCGCACCAAGAACACCGAAGGGGACAGCCGGTGAGCCGCACGAACACACAGGGGAGCCCGGCAAACGTCGACTCTCCTTGAATGCTGTGAAAAATCTCTGTGACGCGCATGGGCGAACACGTCTTCGCAGGGGGAGATTCAATCAACCGGTCTCTTTAGGGGCGGCGTTCACTTGCGCAGAGCCGCGCGGAACGAGACTTCATGACCGCGCCTATCGCCATTGCTGAATCGGCCACCGCTTCCGCTTGGCCGTGCGAGCCATTCCTCGGATCGGGTTGATGACCGTCGGATGGCCGACCGCTTGCAGAAGCTCAAAATCACCCGGACTGTCGCCGTAGGCGTAACAACGGGACAGATCGAGCGAAAAGTCCCGCGCCAACTGCTCGATCAATCGCCGTTTGCCCTGTCCGTAGGGCAGAGGGGGGACCAGACGGCCGGTATAGACGCCGTCGATTTGCTCCAATCGCCCCGCGAAACAACGTTCAGCTTGCAAGGCCGCCGCAATGGGGCCGATCAAAAAGTCGAGCGAACCGGTCAAGAGCACGATCGCATGCCCGGCTTTCCGATGCTCTTCAATCACCCGCGTTGCGGTGGGGGAGACGCGAGGGCAGAGTTGCTCGCGGCAGAACTCCTCGCCGAGATGGCGGATGACGCGCGACGGTTTTCCAGCCAGGTACAGTTTCCGCTCGCGCAAGGGATGCAGCGAAAGGGGAGGCAAGTGACGGATGAGCCAGGAGATGCTGGCGCGAACCTCCGGCCACCCCACTACGCCCCGTCTCCACAACCATCTGAAAAAACGGACTTCGCTGGCTTCTCCAGGAAGCACGGTATTGTCCACGTCGAAAAACGCCGCGACGCGACCGGTCAGTCGAGGCTCGATGCGGAACGCACTGCTCGTGGTCGCCAGGCCCAAGAGATCCTCCACAAGACGATCTGTCCAGCAAAGAAAGGGCGGAGGGATTCTACCGGAGGGGCCCTTCATTGACAAGAATTTTGGTCTGCTTTTATAATGCAACTCCCTCTATGACAAAGGCTCCCCGTTTCGAATTCTCTCCGGTAGGTGGCGGGACGTGATTTCCACGAAGAAACGTGTGGGCCTGAAACATGGATCCGATGGTTCATTCCTTGTTGCCGAAGTGGTGGAATGGCAGACACGCACGTTTGAGGGGCGTGTGGCGCAAGCCGTGCGGGTTCAAGTCCCGCCTTCGGCACCACGACCTTGACGCAAACTGAAAGGCCGGTCCAGCGATGGGACGGCCTCACTGGCCGCCTCGGTCTTATGCGTCGTTGCCATGTCCCGCTGCCGACAGAGTGAAGAGTTCCCCTTCATCGGGCCTGTATCATAAAGATACTTGGCGGTTCACCCCGGCGTTGCTTCAAGCGCCGAATGAAGTCAAGAGGGGTCACATTTTCGGGAAACTTGGAGAGCCAAAGGAGAGCGGTCAAGTCGCCGGAAGAAATCAGCCATGCAGTCGAGCAAGCCCGACGCCATCCGCGTTCTGCTCGTCGACGATCACGAGGTCGTTCGAGTAGGACTCCGACAACTGCTCAGCCGATATCCATCCATTCTGGTGGTAGGTGAATCGGCCACAGCGGCCGACGCGATCCGGAAGGCGACAGATCTCAAGCCCAATATCATCTTAATGGACGTGCGTTTGGGGGATGAATCGGGCGTCGAGGCCTGCCGCGACATTCTGGCCGCCGATTCGAACGCGCGGGTGATTTTTTTGACCTCGTTTGCCGAAGACGAGTCCGTTTTGGCGGCCGTGCTCGCTGGCGCTCAAGGGTACGTTCTGAAGGACATCGATACGCCTTCCTTGCTGAATGCGATCCAAGCCGTTGCGGAAGGGCAGTCGATCCTCGATCCCGCCGTAGTGGAGCGGGCGATCCGATGGGTCCAACGATTCGCCTCCGGTCACCAGGTGAAGGGGGACAACACGCTCTCTGAACAGGAAGAACGAGTCTTGGCGCTGGTCGCTGAGGGCCGAACGAACAAAGAAATTGCGGCCTCGTTGAACTTGAGCGACAAAACCGTCAGGAACTATCTGACCAACGTCTTTAAAAAACTTCGGATCACCCGTCGCGCCCAAGCCGCCGCCTTCTTCGTCAAGCGCGTCCCTCACGCGGGAAAACCGGCCCTACCGGAGTAGGGAAACAATTCATCGCCGGCGCTTCTGTTGCACTCTAGGAGTCGCTCCTCCGATCAGGTAACGTATTGTGCCGGCCTGAGATCGAGGAATGGTCGCTTTCTTCGTACGGGCCCTCGCGCGAGCCCGATGAGATGAGGTGTCGCCCTATGGAGTGTGTTCCCGTGTTTCCCCTTGCCCTTGCCGATCAATTATCGGACGGAGTCATTGTGGCGACCGAGGAAAGTCTTCGGTACGTCAACCCGAGCGGTTTGCTGTTGCTGGGAGCCGAGCGGCTGGAACAGGTGACCGGCAAACCTCTGTCGATGTTTCTCGGTCCGGACATGATTTCCAAACTTCCACCATGGGCGGAGCTTCGACGACGGGATGATCGGGGGGAGACAGAGGCGACAATGACGGGACACCTGTTCGGGCTCGACGGCCGTCGGGTGGCGATTCACCTTTCATCTCTTCCGATTCTCTGGGAGAGAGGCCCGGCGTGTCTGCTTGTCGTTCGGCAGGCCAGGGCCGATTGCAACGCCGTCGATCACATGCCGCTGACCGAAGCGCAGCAGGTGGCCTCGTCGAAAATTCGGACGGTCGGGATGTTGGCGGCCGGTATCATTCATGAGGCCAACAACACCCTGACGGCCGTTCTCGGCTATGGTCAGCTTGCGCTGAGGCTCATTCCCGCGGACAACAAAGCGCACCGTCATGTTCAGCAGGTCATTGCCTCGGGTCGAAAATCGAGCGAGTTGATCCAACAGATCCTGATGTTTGCCAGGCCGAGCCCTGAAACCAGGGGGCCGCTATCGCTCCACATTCTGGCGAACGAGTTTTTGGCGTTGCTGCGGTCCGCGATCCCGTCCTGGATCGTGGTGAAGGAGAAGATCGCCGACGTCACCAGTCCCATTGAGGCCGATCCGTCCCAGATGCGACTCCTGCTTGCCAACTTGATCGCCGACGCCGTGCACGCGATGCGACACGCCGGCGGTGTTTTACACATCGAACTTCATGATGAAGACGTGTCGACCGATCAAGCCGCGTCGGCCGACGGTCTTCCCGCCGGTCGGTATGTGTGCCTGCGGGTCATGGATTCCGGTGGAGGGACGGACTCACAGGAGATGCGGCGCTCTGCGGTTCTCGGCATTGTTTCGGGCCATGGAGGGACGGTAATAGTCAATGGCAGCTTGGAGTCGGGCACGAGGGTGTCCGTCTTGTTCCCCGCCATGACCTCCCGTGCGATGCGAAAGGGAGAGAACCAGTTCACCCCCTCTCTTTCACAGGCTTCCGCGTATCGCGGCCAGGATTCTGGCTTTTCGGAACCGCTGATCGAGGAGTCAGATGCCGTCGGTCCTCGTGATTGATGACGACGATCAGATCCGGCGCATGATCCGCGAGGCCTTAGAACAGGCCGGGTACGTCGTTCAGGAGGCCCGCGGCGGCGAAGAGGGGCTCAAACGGTATCGGGCAAATCCGACCGACGTCGTCCTGATGGATATCCTCATGCCGGACCAAGACGGTTTGGAAAGCATTCTGGCTCTTCGCCAAGAGTTTCCCTCTGCCCGCGTGATCGCCATGACCGGCGGCAGCGACATGATCGGCATCATGAATTTTTTGGACGTCGCCAAGATGATGGGCGCATGCCGGACCATCCAGAAGCCGTTCGAACTGCAAACCCTGCTGGCCGCCGTCGCCGCCGAGACAAACGCCTAGCCTTCCGGTTTTGTTCCCATTGACAACGGAAAACCGAGCGGTCAGACTTCGCGCACGTTCCTCGAGGCCGGTGTCATGCTGCTGAATCTGGTTCTGGGGACTCTTGTGACCACCGTGGGGTTTTGGATTATCTGGGGCGGCGCCTGGCCCGGGGTCGTCGCGGCGTGGGCGCTCGCGGCGGGAGGATTTCTGTGGTGGAAAGCCGAGTCCGTCACGGAGATCTGGGCGTGGTCGACGCTTGGTCTTGGTGTGGAAAGCGTGATCTGGCCCGTTCAGCGGATGGCGCAACTGAACGGCGCGGCGGAAACCTTGTCCGATGACGAGATGGGCGCGATACTTTCGGCCGTGGTTTTGGGACTGTTCTCCTCCGTGTTTTGGCTCTCGTTTGCCTATGGTCTGTTCAAGCGAGCGTGGGCGACTTCCACGAACGCCGTGGAACATGCACCGCCCGCGGTCTCTTCGGCGCAATCAGCCAAGCGCCGGAAATCCAAATAAGCTCACCCCATATCCACGGGATCCATATCGGCGATACATGTGATCCGCCTCCCTCGATATTCCCGTTCCATCGCCTCGAGAGAGTCCCGCACCCATCGACAGAGGAGCGCGCGATCGGTTCCTTTGACGAGGAGCTGCCGGCGAACGTGCCGCTTCGGCGTGCGACCCATGGCAGGGACCGGTCCCAGAACGGTCAGCATCGCGTCGCTGAGTTCCTCCAAACGCGCTTTCCATTGCGCGGCGGCCGTTGTAACTTCCGTCTGGTCCGCGCCGGACACGGAAAGGGCGGCCAAGTGGCGGGCCGGTGGAAAGTGCAATAGGCGACGAGCCGCCAGTTCTTCCTCGTAAAACCGATGGGGGGATCCGGAAAGGACGGCCTGAATGGCGTGATGCGCGGGAAACTTCGTCTGCAGAATGACTCGGCCTCCTTGCGCGGCGGGGCGCGCACAACCGACGGCGTCGTCGAGAAGCTGATACATCCGTTCCGCCGCGCGAAAGTCCGGGACGTGCAAGCCGGAGTCGGCTTGAAGGACGCCGACGAGACCTCGGCGCGGAAAGGGAAGATGCTGAAACAGGGCTTGCGTTCCGATCAAAATGTCCCATGAGTTCGAGCGAACTCTCTCCCAGAGATCGCGAGCCGCGGATGGGCGACGCAATCGATCGCCGTCCAGCCGAAGAACGGAGGCCGTGGGGAAGAGTCGTCTCGCCTCGGCCTCGGCTCGCTCGGTTCCCTCGCCGACCGAGACCAAGTGGACGGCCTTGCAGGTCGGGCAAGATCGCGGGAAGGGATCAGTCTCCCCGCAGTAGCGGCACGCGAGTCTGTCGGATTCACGTGAGTAGGCGAGCGGAACCACGCATGCCGAACAGCGCGGCATCCAGCCGCAGTCCCGGCAGAGCAGGGTGCGCGCGTACCCTTTGCGATTGAGAAACAGCACGACGCCGGCCCCGGACGAGACGGCCTCGTCCATCGCCTCGACAAGCCGTCGGCTGAAGAGGGTTCCCCGCGGCTCACGATTCAAATCGATGAGCTCCACGATCGGCCGGCTCGTGGGGTCCGGGGGAACGGTATGGATTTCGGCGACCGCGTCAAACATCGACTCAAGGGACGGGTGAGCGGATGCCAGCACGAGCAGAGCACGTTCCATCTCGGCCCTGATCCAAGCCACCCCTCGCGCGTGATAGCGGGGTTCCCGTGGCTCCTTGAAGGCCGGATCCTCTTCCCCGTCAATCCAAATCAAGCCGATCGATCTGAGCGGCGCGAAGACCGCCGATCGTGTTCCGACGATGACGGACGGACTCCCCTCCTCTGCTCGTCCAAAACGCCGGGGGGACGCTGCCGGGGAAAGAACGGAGACGGGAAATTCGCCGATGTCCGACAGGAATCGTCCGAGCCATTTGGCTTTGTCCGCCTCCCCTGAGAGGACAATGGCCGACTTTCCGATCGCAAGGGTATGCCGGATGGCGTCGGCGAGCCGGTTGATCCGGTGTTCCCACGGGGCGTGCAGAACGATTTTCTTGGGTTGATCGGCTCGAAGATATTCGACGATCCTGTTCTCCCATAGCGAGTCCCTCTCCGTGTGTTCCGTCGCCGGAGGAGGAAGGAGCGGAGAGGGGGATGAAGATGGAGCGGGAGCGACTCTCGCCCCTGCTTCATGAGCGACGGGCTCGTCGGTCTGAACAAGTGCATCGGGTCTTGGATCGGCGGAAGCCGTGGCGACGATCCATGACCGGCGTTCAAGATCCTCGATGGCTTCCCACTCATGTCGGTCGCGGCTCTTCCGGATGGCGGATAACGAGATCCCTCGACGGGTCCGCGCGATGCGTGTCAGCATGGCTCGCAAGTGATCCGGGCAGGTTCCGGAGTCGAGAGCGGCGCGTCCCGGCTCCGTTGCGCGGTATCGAACGGAGGAAGCGCGTCGCTTGAGTTGCCAAGGCAGGACGAGTCGAAGACATTGGCCCCAGGGAGCGACGTACTGTTCCGCGATGATGCGGGACAGCTCAAGCCACGAAGACCCCTGTTCGGTCCCATAGGCGCCGTCGGCCAAACAATGAATGCTCTTAAGACGAGACGACTTGATGCCGTTCGGCGGCCGGTCGCTCAGGGAAATGACGGCCCCTTCCACGATGGTCCGCCCGAACGGGACAAGAACCGTCCGTCCGACGGCGATCTCCTGAGCTAGAGGATGGGGCACGATGTATGTAAAGGCCTTGCTGATATGGCGGGGAATAATCACGTCGGCATAGAGACCGCTCGTCCGAATCGCGGGCGCGGGATGTTCGGGCAAAGCCATGCGGTATTGTAGCAACGGGAAAAAAAGGAGGACAACGGAGGAGGAACGTGCTCGCGGGTGAAAGGGTGCAATGGCGTGACTTTTCCCCGCCCGCTACGCAGAAGAGGTCCGGCTATGAGCCAGAGGAGTCGGGGTTGTTGGCTTGATCACCGATGCCCTGCGGAGGCGGGCTGTTTCTTAAGGAATCGCTCGAGGGAAGATGTCCGTCGCTCGGGGGCGTCTGCGATTGATGGTCGCCGTCGGAGAGCGTGACGTCTGGCGCATCAAGGCCGTCGAGCGTTGCTGAATGTTCAGAAGAAGTGGCCTGAAGGGGGTGGTCGTGGATGGAAAATGTGCCGGATCCTGTTTTTGGGGAGAGGTCGGAAGAGGGATGTTCCGCGCGTTTTTCCGATTGGACATTCAGGGGGGCGGATTCGTTTTGCGTCTGGCGGCGCTCGTTACTGCCGGGAAGCGCCGAGGGGCTTGGTTCATAGAGCACGATTTCCACGCGGCGATTTTTTCGACGCCCCTCCTCGTTGGCGTTGGTCGCGGTGGGTCTCCCGTCCCCGTATCCGACGGCCGTGAGGCGGGCCGGATCTAATCCTCCCCGCTCAACGAGGTAGCGGACGACGCTGTCCGCGCGGGCGTTTGCAAGATCCACGTTGCTTGCGTAGCGGGCTCGCAATGATGGACCGATCTCCACGTTGTCCGTGTGTCCCTCCACTCGAATGAGCCGAGAATCGCTACTGTCGATGAGATAAGCGATCAATTGATCCAGCACGTGATGGCCTTCGGGTTTAATGGCGGCTTGTCCCGATTCGTAATACAGAACATTGGATAAATCGCCGAGGTTGATCCGGCTTTCTCCGGACGCCTTCCGCGTCGTCAATTGCTTCGTGACGAGATCGGTCGGCGCCCTCTCTTCTTTCGGCGCCGTTGCCGGCGAGAGGGCGGTTTCCCACGATTGAGCCATCGGTTCTCGTGGTTCTCGGCCCCCGATTCGCTTGACCCGGTCTCCTTTAAACACGCGGGTGTTTGCTTTGATCACGCGCGCCGTTGCCGTATGGTCCTCCGTGGACAAGACTTTGATCTGGCCGATTTTTCGGACCGGCAGCCCGACGCTATGACGGTAAAGATCCAAGACATCGCCGGCTTGTAGTCCGTCCGCGCTCCCGCGATCCACATATACGACGTTCCATTGCGAAACCATGGTCATGGGCTTGTCGGCCTGAATCTCGACGATCATTCCCTCGACATCCGCGGCTCGGTCCTCGCTTCCGACCTCTCCGGCGGGTGGAGCGACGAAGCGCATCACGAGATCTCCGGGTGCAATGGGCCCATAGCCGACGACCGTTTCAGCGGTCGTCAGTTCGTGTTCGACATCGATGACCTTGACGACCGCCACGCGGATGGTGACCGAGCCGAGATATTCTCTGGTAAGCGGGTGGAAGACCTTGCGGACGCGTCGATAGACGGTAAAGAGATCTCCGATCGCCGCCGCTGCCGGGTTGTCGAGTTTGAGATAGAGGACGTCGCGGGTCCCAAGGAGCATTCGGTTGCCGGAAGATTGATTGTCTCCGGTGATCAGATTCACAATGCCGTCGCGAGGAGTGACTTTCTGGATCGCCCCGCTTGCAAAGGCGACGGCCGTCTCGCCGTAACGAACGACACGGGGGTCCTGGATTTGCGCGAACGCGTCGTCCAGGCACAGAGTCAGGCCCAAAGGGAGGATCAGAGCACAAGTCGTCATCATCTTCATCATGGTGGTTCCTTCACGTAAGACGTGAGCGAAGGGATATTGGAAAAACCATAGCAAATCATGTTGACTTGTCAAGAATTTGGAGCCGGCCGGCTTGGGTTTGACGACCGTTTTCGCGCGGTGTTATAGATCTTCCATGCGGGACCGGCGAGGGCGTCTTGGGCTCGCAATTTGAAGCAGAGCTCCGATGCAGGTGTAGGGGTGCGGGTGGAAGGAGGTCCATGACTCATGGCCGATCAATGTGAGATTCCCGCGCGCTCTTTCAAGAAGAAACGGATTGAGACTCAAATCCATCGGCGCCGGGCCGCTCCGGCCTCCGGCTCAATGGAATCGGAGTGGGATGCTTCACAAGAAGAACCGCCGAACCGGCTAAAAATGATGCCCTCCCCGGCACAGCGGAGGATGGAGGAACATCTCAGCGAGCATCTCGAGTAGAGATGCTCAGGGATTGGGGTCTTCTCTTTTTTATTCAGCATGATGAGACGTCATGCGTTCTCGTTCGGGGCGGAGCGAGTTCCCGTCAATTCCTACTAACTCCTACTACTTGAAATTGTTCGGCGGGAGCAGCCATTCGTTCTCGTTCGCGACGAGCGAGAGAGCGGGGAGACGTTATGCGTTGAACGACAAAAGGTCATCAGCGGATCGTCCCCCTAATTGTTGGTGTAGGACTTTCGGGTCTGGCCGAATTAGGTCCTTTGCTCGCTTGCTATCTTGCGAACCTTCTATCTAAGATCCATAACTTCTTTTTCAAGTCAATATCTTGCGAGTCGGAACAATGGTCGAGCCGGATCTTGCCCAATATCTGACGAAATTCCTTCCTATTCTGCTGTTTATTTTTGCCGCGCTCACCTTTGGGATCGGAACGTTGGTGGTGAGTTATCTTGTCCAGCCCAAGTATCCGGAGCCGGAAAAACTGTCGGTGTATGAGTGCGGCTCGGAGCCCTTTTCCGACGCCCGGATGCCGTTTCCGGTCCGGTACTACGTCTTTGCCGTGCTGTTCGTCATTTTCGACATCGAAGTGATTTTCCTGTATCCCTGGGCGGTGGTGTTTCGCAACATCGGGATCATCGGGTTGATCGAGATGTTGATTTTTATCGGTCTGTTCGTCGTGGCGTACGTGTACGCCTGGCGAAAGGGGGCGTTGGAATGGGACTGATCCAACTGGGGCGGCACGAAAAGGACGGCACGCCGGACGTCTTCGTCGGTTCACTGGAAAAGGCGGTGAATTGGGCGCGCAAAGGCTCTCTGTGGCCCATGACTTTCGGGCTCGCCTGTTGCGCCATTGAAATGATGGCCGCCGTGTCCTCCCGATACGACATGGATCGGTTCGGCGCGGGCGTGTTTCGCGGTTCGCCGAGGCAGTCGGACCTCATGATCGTGGCGGGAACGGTCTGCCGTCGAATGGCGCCGGTGATCAGGAAGATCTACGATCAGATGCCGGAGCCGAAGTATGTCATCGCGATGGGCTCATGCGCGACGTCCGGCAATATCTATGACAGTTACAGCGTCGTGCAGGGGGTCGATCGGTTCATTCCGGTTGATATGTATGTGCCCGGCTGTCCCCCGACGCCGGAAGCCCTGCTGGACGGCATCTTGAAGCTTCAAGAGCGAATCATGCAGCGGCGCGTGTTCACCAGTCAGCCGAAAGAAGTGAAGATCGGTCTGAAAGTATAAAAGCCAGGCGGTCTCCGATGCACCAATTGGCCAAGCGGATTCAGGAGTCGTTCGCGAGCGGGTTCGTCAGCGCGTCGGAATGGCGCGGGGACGTGGCCGTCACCGTCACGAGAGACAAGGTTCATGACATCGCCGAGTTTCTTCATGACGATCCGGGGATGGATTTTGATTACATCGTCCACGTAAGTTCGGTGGATTGGCCGGACGACGAGGAGCGGTTCGAAGTGGTGTGGGAATTCTACTCGATTCGGAAGCGGCACCGCCTTCGATTGAAGACCAGAGTGCCGGAGTCCGATTGTGTCGTGGACTCCCTGACGGATCTGTGGAAGGGAGCGGATTTCATGGAGCGCGAAGTCTACGACATGATGGGGATTCGATTTCGAAACCATCCGGACCTCCGACGAATTCTGTTGCCGGACGATTTTGCCGAAGGCTATCCCTTGCGAAAGGATTTCCCGCTCCGGGGCAGGGGGTGGCGCGACACCTTTGAATTTTTGGACGAGCAATCCTGACAGCGTAACGGCGATCTATGGCGTTCGAAGATCAAAGAACCACGGTCTATAAAGTCGATCCGGAACATCCGGAGAGCGAGACGCTTCCCGCGTTGCGGACCGAAGAGCTGCTCCTGAACATGGGGCCGCAGCATCCGAGCACGCACGGGGTGCTCAAGGTCATCATGGAATTGGAGGGGGAGCGGGTGGTGAAGTCCACGCCGGTCATGGGGTATCTCCATCGCGGGGTCGAAAAGCTGGCCGAGGACGGCACCTATCATCAGTTCATCCCCCATACGGATCGCCTCGACTACGTCTGCGCCATGTACAACAACTTCGCCTATTGCCGGGCCGTGGAAAAACTGTTGGACCTCAAGGTGCCGGACCGCGCCGAGTATCTGCGGACCATCGTGGCGGAGGTTCAGCGTATCATCGGGCATCTCTTCTGGCTGAGCGCCCAGGCGCTGGACATCGGCGCCATGACGGTCTTCTTCTACTGCTTTCGCGACCGCGAAATCCTCTTGGATTGGTTTGACGAGCTCTGCGGAGCTCGTCTCACGACCAGTTGGTATCGCATCGGAGGAGTCGAGCGGGACTTGACGCCGTCGCTGATCGCGAAACTGAAGGCGTTTCTCGATTATTTTCCGCCCAAGATCGATGAGTATCAGGTCTTCCTGGAAAAGAACCGCATTTGGCTCGCTCGGACGAAGGGCATCGCCGTCATTTCGGCCGAGGACGCCGTCAATTTCGGGTTGAGCGGGCCGACGCTGCGCGGGTCCGGCGTGGATTACGATCTGCGCAAGTATGAGCCTTACAGCGCCTATCCGAAGTGCGAGTTCAGCGTGCCGGTCGGAAAGAACGGCGATACCTACGACCGGTACTGGATCCGTATGATGGAGCTGTACGAAAGCGTGAAAATCATCAAACAGTGTTTGGAGCAGATGCAGGAGGGCCCTGTCATGGCGGAGGTTCCCAGTGTGACCTTCCCGCCCAAGCAGCGAGTCTTTACGAATCTCGAGTCGATGATCCAGCAGTTCAAGCTCTTCTCGCAGGGCTTCAAAGCGCCGCCCGGTGAAATCTATTGCGGGACCGAAGCGCACAAGGGGGAGCTCGGTTTCTATATCGTCAGCACGGGAGGCGGCAAACCCTATCGGCTGAAAATCCGCGCTCCGTCGTTCATCCACATGGGGGCGTTCGACCACATGGCCAGGGGCTACATGATTTCCGACGCCTGCACGATTTTTGGAACCTACGATATCGTCATGGGCGAGTGCGATCGATAGGAATCGGTATGGTTGCGGCGCAAAATTCGGCGGGTTGCGCCCATCAAGACTTGCGAGCGGGTGAAACCGTGACGGGGTGCGGGGAAACGCCATGGGACTGAAACCGGCCACCAATCCCGATGTCGAAGCGGCGACGATCGAGCTGACGATCGACGGCAATCGCGTCGTCGCAAAAGACGGGGTGTCGCTGTACGACGTCATCTCCATGACGGGAAAGATCATCCCCGCCATGTGCTACCACTACACGTTCGATCCCTTCGGCTCCTGCGGGATGTGCCTCGTCATGCAGGAGGGGAAGAAGGCTCCCGTGCGGTCTTGTACCGCCAAGGCGGCAGCCGGCATGGTCATCCGCACGGAGGGGGAGGACCTCTTTCTCGCCCGTAAGAAGGCCGTCGAAAAA
This sequence is a window from Candidatus Nitrospira inopinata. Protein-coding genes within it:
- the queE gene encoding 7-carboxy-7-deazaguanine synthase QueE, whose translation is MRVTEIFHSIQGESTFAGLPCVFVRLTGCPLRCSWCDTDYAFYGGTERSIDSIIETVRAYGCPLVEVTGGEPLAQPDCGSLLSRLCDEGFTVLLETSGAVDTAPVDHRVRVVLDVKCPGSGMTNRMYWPNVERLRAQDEAKFVIADRRDYDWAKDIMARFDLNRRCVVLFSPVFGVLDPRRLAEWVLADRLPVRYQLQLHKFVWSPDMKGV
- a CDS encoding HAD family hydrolase, whose protein sequence is MEDLLGLATTSSAFRIEPRLTGRVAAFFDVDNTVLPGEASEVRFFRWLWRRGVVGWPEVRASISWLIRHLPPLSLHPLRERKLYLAGKPSRVIRHLGEEFCREQLCPRVSPTATRVIEEHRKAGHAIVLLTGSLDFLIGPIAAALQAERCFAGRLEQIDGVYTGRLVPPLPYGQGKRRLIEQLARDFSLDLSRCYAYGDSPGDFELLQAVGHPTVINPIRGMARTAKRKRWPIQQWR
- a CDS encoding response regulator — encoded protein: MQSSKPDAIRVLLVDDHEVVRVGLRQLLSRYPSILVVGESATAADAIRKATDLKPNIILMDVRLGDESGVEACRDILAADSNARVIFLTSFAEDESVLAAVLAGAQGYVLKDIDTPSLLNAIQAVAEGQSILDPAVVERAIRWVQRFASGHQVKGDNTLSEQEERVLALVAEGRTNKEIAASLNLSDKTVRNYLTNVFKKLRITRRAQAAAFFVKRVPHAGKPALPE
- a CDS encoding PAS domain-containing protein; translation: MECVPVFPLALADQLSDGVIVATEESLRYVNPSGLLLLGAERLEQVTGKPLSMFLGPDMISKLPPWAELRRRDDRGETEATMTGHLFGLDGRRVAIHLSSLPILWERGPACLLVVRQARADCNAVDHMPLTEAQQVASSKIRTVGMLAAGIIHEANNTLTAVLGYGQLALRLIPADNKAHRHVQQVIASGRKSSELIQQILMFARPSPETRGPLSLHILANEFLALLRSAIPSWIVVKEKIADVTSPIEADPSQMRLLLANLIADAVHAMRHAGGVLHIELHDEDVSTDQAASADGLPAGRYVCLRVMDSGGGTDSQEMRRSAVLGIVSGHGGTVIVNGSLESGTRVSVLFPAMTSRAMRKGENQFTPSLSQASAYRGQDSGFSEPLIEESDAVGPRD
- a CDS encoding response regulator gives rise to the protein MPSVLVIDDDDQIRRMIREALEQAGYVVQEARGGEEGLKRYRANPTDVVLMDILMPDQDGLESILALRQEFPSARVIAMTGGSDMIGIMNFLDVAKMMGACRTIQKPFELQTLLAAVAAETNA
- the priA gene encoding replication restart helicase PriA — translated: MALPEHPAPAIRTSGLYADVIIPRHISKAFTYIVPHPLAQEIAVGRTVLVPFGRTIVEGAVISLSDRPPNGIKSSRLKSIHCLADGAYGTEQGSSWLELSRIIAEQYVAPWGQCLRLVLPWQLKRRASSVRYRATEPGRAALDSGTCPDHLRAMLTRIARTRRGISLSAIRKSRDRHEWEAIEDLERRSWIVATASADPRPDALVQTDEPVAHEAGARVAPAPSSSPSPLLPPPATEHTERDSLWENRIVEYLRADQPKKIVLHAPWEHRINRLADAIRHTLAIGKSAIVLSGEADKAKWLGRFLSDIGEFPVSVLSPAASPRRFGRAEEGSPSVIVGTRSAVFAPLRSIGLIWIDGEEDPAFKEPREPRYHARGVAWIRAEMERALLVLASAHPSLESMFDAVAEIHTVPPDPTSRPIVELIDLNREPRGTLFSRRLVEAMDEAVSSGAGVVLFLNRKGYARTLLCRDCGWMPRCSACVVPLAYSRESDRLACRYCGETDPFPRSCPTCKAVHLVSVGEGTERAEAEARRLFPTASVLRLDGDRLRRPSAARDLWERVRSNSWDILIGTQALFQHLPFPRRGLVGVLQADSGLHVPDFRAAERMYQLLDDAVGCARPAAQGGRVILQTKFPAHHAIQAVLSGSPHRFYEEELAARRLLHFPPARHLAALSVSGADQTEVTTAAAQWKARLEELSDAMLTVLGPVPAMGRTPKRHVRRQLLVKGTDRALLCRWVRDSLEAMEREYRGRRITCIADMDPVDMG